A genome region from Geminicoccus roseus DSM 18922 includes the following:
- a CDS encoding NAD(P)H-dependent oxidoreductase: MRILVVHAHPDPDSFNASLFRTTCRVLAEQGGEVDALDLYAEGFQPVMDRAERGRYHDQGVNETGIEREVERLMSADGLVFVYPTWWYGLPSMLKGWLERIWLPHRSFIIPPPGSRGPIRPGMTRIRLLGGISTYGAPWLWTKWVGDPGRRTVMRGVGALCHPRRETFWQGHYLMDQSTPASRATFLDQVERRLRRLRSVQRERSASSVLPLA; this comes from the coding sequence GTGCGCATCCTGGTCGTTCACGCCCATCCCGATCCCGACAGCTTCAACGCGTCGCTGTTCCGCACGACCTGTCGGGTGCTCGCCGAGCAGGGCGGCGAGGTGGACGCGCTCGATCTGTATGCGGAAGGCTTCCAGCCGGTGATGGATCGGGCCGAGCGCGGCCGCTACCACGACCAGGGCGTCAACGAGACCGGCATCGAACGCGAGGTCGAGCGGCTGATGTCCGCGGACGGCCTGGTGTTCGTCTACCCGACCTGGTGGTACGGGCTGCCGTCGATGCTGAAGGGCTGGCTGGAGCGGATCTGGCTGCCGCACCGCAGCTTCATTATTCCACCGCCGGGCTCGCGCGGGCCGATTCGCCCGGGCATGACCCGGATCCGGCTCCTGGGAGGCATCTCGACCTACGGGGCGCCCTGGCTCTGGACGAAATGGGTGGGCGATCCCGGCCGCCGGACGGTGATGCGCGGCGTGGGGGCGCTCTGCCACCCAAGGCGCGAGACGTTCTGGCAGGGCCACTACCTGATGGACCAGTCGACGCCGGCCAGCCGCGCCACCTTCCTGGACCAGGTCGAACGGCGCCTGCGACGCCTGAGATCGGTGCAGCGCGAGCGGTCGGCTTCCTCCGTCCTGCCGCTGGCCTGA
- a CDS encoding ABC transporter substrate-binding protein: protein MIARRSLASLCLGLGVLAAGPALALDEVTFGTNWKAQPEHGGYYQAVATGIYEEAGLKVTIRPGGPQVNHAQLLAAGKIDFNMGGSMFEAFNFVQNDVPMVTIAAIFQKDPQVLIAHPDAGNDSLEAIKGKPVMIAADSRTTFWEFLKIKYGYTDDQIRPYTFNMAPFLTDKDAVQQGYLTSEPFAIQKEGGFEPVVHLLADAGYDTYSTTIQTSWQLVNENPDLVQRFVDASVRGWYSYLYGDPAPANELIKQDNPEMTDEQIAFSYAKIKENGIVDSGDSLDLGIGAMTDERIKSFFDMTVQAGLYPADLDLSKAYTLQFVNKKQGMEMKSK from the coding sequence ATGATCGCTCGAAGGTCCCTGGCTAGCTTATGCCTCGGTCTTGGCGTGCTCGCGGCAGGGCCAGCACTCGCCCTCGACGAGGTCACCTTCGGCACCAACTGGAAGGCGCAGCCGGAACATGGCGGTTACTACCAGGCGGTCGCGACCGGCATCTACGAGGAAGCTGGGCTGAAGGTGACGATCCGTCCGGGCGGACCGCAGGTCAACCACGCCCAGCTCCTGGCCGCCGGCAAGATCGACTTCAACATGGGCGGCTCGATGTTCGAGGCGTTCAACTTCGTCCAGAACGACGTGCCGATGGTCACCATCGCCGCGATCTTCCAGAAGGACCCGCAGGTCCTGATCGCCCATCCGGACGCCGGCAACGACAGCCTGGAGGCGATCAAGGGCAAGCCGGTGATGATCGCGGCGGATTCCCGGACCACCTTCTGGGAGTTCCTGAAGATCAAGTACGGCTACACCGACGACCAGATCCGCCCCTATACCTTCAACATGGCGCCGTTCCTGACCGACAAGGACGCCGTCCAGCAGGGCTACCTCACCTCGGAGCCCTTCGCGATCCAGAAGGAAGGCGGCTTCGAGCCGGTCGTGCATCTCCTGGCCGATGCCGGCTACGACACCTACTCGACCACGATCCAGACTTCCTGGCAGCTGGTGAACGAGAACCCCGACCTGGTCCAGCGCTTCGTCGATGCCTCGGTCCGAGGCTGGTACTCCTACCTCTACGGTGATCCGGCACCGGCCAACGAGCTGATCAAGCAGGACAATCCGGAGATGACCGACGAGCAGATCGCGTTCTCCTACGCCAAGATCAAGGAAAACGGCATCGTCGATTCCGGTGATTCGCTGGATCTCGGCATCGGCGCCATGACCGACGAGCGGATCAAGTCGTTCTTCGACATGACGGTGCAGGCCGGCCTCTATCCGGCGGACCTGGATCTGTCGAAAGCCTACACGCTGCAGTTCGTGAACAAGAAGCAGGGCATGGAGATGAAGTCGAAGTGA
- a CDS encoding ABC transporter ATP-binding protein, with translation MTLASPGLPDLAAAAPLVRFEGVDKRFKNGTTALSGLDVGIGAGEFVSLLGPSGCGKSTALRLLAGLGRPSQGRIVWSGQPGLRDVGFVFQEPTLMPWATVARNVHLPLKLQDVGFAQARPRIEEALAMVGLAGFADSYPRELSGGMKMRVSIARALVTRPRILLMDEPFAALDEITRGRLNDDLLRLWLERGFTTVFVTHSVYESVFLSSRILVMAARPGRIVADLAIDAPYPRDEAFRMSGEYNQRCRAVSAALQRAMEP, from the coding sequence GTGACCTTGGCTTCTCCTGGACTGCCCGATCTCGCCGCAGCCGCCCCTCTGGTCCGCTTCGAGGGGGTCGACAAGCGCTTCAAGAACGGCACCACGGCGCTGTCGGGGCTGGATGTCGGCATCGGCGCCGGCGAGTTCGTCTCGCTCCTGGGGCCGTCCGGCTGCGGCAAGAGCACGGCGCTCCGCCTCCTGGCCGGCCTCGGCCGCCCCTCCCAGGGCAGGATCGTCTGGAGCGGCCAGCCCGGCCTGCGCGATGTCGGCTTCGTCTTTCAGGAGCCGACCCTGATGCCCTGGGCGACGGTGGCGCGCAACGTCCACCTGCCGCTCAAGCTCCAGGATGTCGGGTTCGCACAGGCCCGGCCGCGCATCGAGGAGGCGCTGGCGATGGTCGGGCTGGCGGGCTTTGCCGACAGCTATCCGCGCGAGCTGTCCGGCGGCATGAAGATGCGGGTCAGCATCGCCCGGGCCCTGGTCACCCGGCCCAGGATCCTGCTGATGGACGAGCCGTTCGCGGCCCTGGACGAGATCACCCGCGGCCGCCTGAACGACGACCTGCTCCGCCTCTGGCTGGAGCGCGGCTTCACCACCGTGTTCGTGACGCACAGCGTGTACGAATCGGTGTTCCTGAGCTCGCGCATCCTGGTCATGGCGGCGCGGCCGGGCCGGATCGTCGCCGACCTGGCCATCGACGCTCCCTACCCGCGCGATGAAGCCTTCCGCATGTCGGGCGAGTATAATCAGCGCTGCCGGGCGGTCTCCGCCGCCCTGCAGCGGGCGATGGAGCCATGA
- a CDS encoding ABC transporter permease has translation MSQAMTDEMPESRGRERFLRVALPLLVAALLLSSCEAAVRYYEIPHYLVPSPSRVFAYLWTDFTSLVPSWLVTLQITFLALLFSVLGGGALALLFAQSPWIERAFLPYAVVLQVTPIVAVAPLIIIYVPSTYVALLLCAWIVAFFPILSNTTIGLHSADHNLVDLFQLYGASRWQTLLHLRLPSALPFFLAGLKVSGGLSLIAAVVAEYVAGTAGTGTGLAYRVLENSYRMNIPGMFACLLLLAFTGVAIFGLTSFISWLLLHRWHDSARARER, from the coding sequence ATGAGCCAGGCCATGACCGACGAGATGCCGGAGAGCCGGGGACGCGAACGCTTCCTGCGGGTGGCGCTGCCGCTGCTGGTGGCAGCCCTGCTGCTCAGCTCCTGCGAGGCGGCGGTCCGCTACTACGAGATCCCGCATTACCTGGTGCCGTCGCCGTCCCGGGTGTTCGCCTATCTCTGGACCGACTTCACCTCGCTGGTGCCCTCCTGGCTGGTGACCCTGCAGATCACCTTCCTGGCCCTGCTGTTCTCGGTCCTGGGCGGGGGCGCGCTGGCGCTGCTGTTCGCGCAGAGCCCGTGGATCGAGCGGGCGTTCCTGCCCTATGCCGTGGTCCTGCAGGTCACCCCGATCGTGGCGGTGGCGCCGCTGATCATCATCTACGTCCCCAGCACCTATGTGGCGCTGCTGCTGTGCGCCTGGATCGTGGCGTTCTTCCCGATCCTCTCCAACACGACCATCGGCCTGCACTCTGCGGACCACAACCTGGTCGACCTGTTCCAGCTCTACGGCGCCTCGCGCTGGCAGACCCTGCTGCACCTGCGGCTGCCCTCGGCCCTGCCGTTCTTCCTGGCGGGCCTGAAGGTCTCCGGCGGGCTGTCGCTGATCGCGGCCGTGGTCGCCGAATACGTGGCCGGCACTGCCGGTACCGGCACCGGGCTGGCCTACCGGGTCCTGGAGAACAGCTACCGGATGAACATTCCCGGGATGTTCGCCTGCCTCCTCCTGCTGGCGTTCACCGGCGTGGCGATCTTCGGCCTCACCTCGTTCATCTCCTGGCTCCTGCTGCATCGCTGGCACGACAGCGCCCGGGCGCGCGAACGATGA
- a CDS encoding cytosine deaminase, protein MKLTNLTLPNRAGRFDLVITGAMITSVLPHDPRVHGDGRDLEGRMIWPCPVDLHTHLDKGHVTPRQANPDGSFGGALDAVHADQARWTRADVVVRMKFGLECALVHGTRAIRTHLDSMGPLRNCTWPAFAELREAWSGRIALQAVCLVPAEFYEGPDGEDLARMVAEHGGLLGGFPLMGPEIDRQLRRLFDLAGRHGLDVDLHVDENLNPDAQVLDRVARTVRETGFAGQVVCGHCCSLAVQEEAVAFATLDRVAEAGIALVSLPMCNLYLQDRASGRTPRARGITLVHEARARGIPVAFGSDNTRDPFYAYGDLDGVELFREAVRIAHLDHPLDGWLDAVTAVPAALMGMPSPLEPGRPADFVILEGRSFSEVLSRPQARRQVVRHGRVLDLALPSYELLDPIVGDPA, encoded by the coding sequence ATGAAGCTCACCAACCTGACCCTGCCCAACCGCGCCGGCCGCTTCGACCTCGTGATCACCGGGGCGATGATCACCTCGGTGCTGCCGCACGATCCCAGGGTCCATGGCGACGGCCGCGATCTGGAAGGGCGGATGATCTGGCCCTGCCCGGTCGACCTGCACACCCATCTGGACAAGGGCCACGTCACGCCGCGCCAGGCCAACCCTGACGGCAGCTTTGGCGGTGCCCTGGATGCGGTCCATGCCGACCAGGCGCGATGGACGCGGGCGGACGTGGTCGTGCGCATGAAGTTCGGCCTGGAATGCGCCCTGGTCCACGGCACGAGGGCGATCCGGACCCATCTCGATTCGATGGGGCCTTTGCGGAACTGCACCTGGCCGGCCTTCGCCGAGCTTCGCGAGGCCTGGTCGGGCCGGATCGCCCTGCAGGCTGTCTGCCTGGTGCCGGCCGAGTTCTACGAGGGCCCGGACGGTGAGGACCTGGCCCGCATGGTCGCCGAGCATGGTGGCCTGCTGGGCGGCTTCCCGCTGATGGGCCCGGAGATCGACCGGCAGCTCCGGCGCCTGTTCGACCTGGCCGGGCGGCATGGCCTGGACGTCGACCTGCATGTCGACGAGAACCTCAACCCGGACGCCCAGGTCCTGGACCGGGTCGCCCGGACCGTGCGCGAGACCGGCTTTGCCGGGCAGGTGGTGTGCGGCCATTGCTGCTCGCTGGCGGTCCAGGAGGAAGCGGTCGCTTTTGCGACGCTGGATCGGGTGGCCGAAGCCGGCATCGCCCTGGTCTCGCTGCCCATGTGCAACCTGTACCTGCAGGACCGCGCCTCCGGGCGCACCCCGCGCGCCCGGGGGATTACCCTGGTCCACGAGGCGCGGGCGCGCGGCATTCCGGTCGCGTTCGGCTCGGACAACACCCGCGACCCCTTCTATGCCTATGGCGACCTGGACGGCGTGGAACTGTTCCGGGAGGCGGTGCGGATCGCCCATCTCGACCATCCCCTGGATGGCTGGCTGGACGCGGTGACCGCCGTGCCGGCCGCGCTCATGGGCATGCCGTCGCCGCTGGAGCCGGGCAGGCCCGCCGACTTCGTGATCCTGGAAGGGCGCAGCTTCAGTGAGGTGCTGAGCCGCCCGCAGGCGCGTCGCCAGGTGGTCCGCCACGGCCGGGTGCTGGACCTTGCCCTGCCATCCTATGAACTTCTTGATCCGATCGTCGGAGATCCCGCTTGA
- a CDS encoding FAD-binding oxidoreductase: MSAVATFLEAISGLDVETQPQKVRRRSRDFYWYSPVLKRELDHCQADAVVSASDEAEVVRVLREAFRHDVPVTVRGAGTGNYGQAMPLKGGIVLDLSRLNQVIGIEQGSARVQAGARMMDIDLAAHPSGQELRFHPSTHRTATIGGYVAGGSSGIGSITHGLLRDRGNIIAARIVTMEAEPRILTLHGDDIQKVNHAYGTNAVITELTVPLAPAYPWVELVAEFDDFMPAVRFADAFSGEPGILKKLVTPIAAPVPAQYLFRDQVGPDKSVMLLMVAPFAMDATRDMLAEHGGRIVKQQAYALDERSVPLFEYSWNHTTLHALKYQRDITYLQVLFPPPNHVALVEQMCARYGDEVPMHLEFVRFGNQIACFGLPLVRFTTEERLNEIIADYNASGCPIFNPHAYTLEEGGMKRVDPVQLAFKRETDPKGLLNPGKMIGWDNPAYDESVNDRALYER, from the coding sequence TTGAGCGCCGTCGCCACCTTCCTCGAGGCCATCAGCGGCCTGGACGTCGAGACCCAGCCGCAGAAGGTCCGCCGCCGCTCCCGCGACTTCTACTGGTACTCGCCGGTCCTCAAGCGCGAGCTCGATCACTGCCAGGCGGACGCCGTGGTCAGCGCCAGCGACGAGGCGGAGGTCGTGCGGGTCCTGCGCGAGGCCTTCCGCCATGACGTCCCGGTCACCGTGCGCGGTGCCGGCACCGGCAATTATGGCCAGGCGATGCCGCTGAAGGGCGGGATCGTGCTGGACCTGTCCCGGCTGAACCAGGTGATCGGGATCGAGCAGGGCAGCGCGCGCGTCCAGGCTGGCGCCCGGATGATGGACATCGACCTCGCCGCCCACCCGAGCGGCCAGGAACTGCGCTTTCATCCGAGCACCCACCGCACTGCCACGATCGGCGGCTATGTCGCCGGCGGCAGCTCCGGCATCGGCTCGATCACCCATGGTCTCCTGCGCGACCGCGGCAACATCATCGCCGCCCGCATCGTCACCATGGAAGCAGAGCCGCGCATCCTCACCCTGCACGGCGACGACATCCAGAAGGTCAACCACGCCTACGGCACCAACGCCGTCATCACCGAGCTGACCGTGCCGCTGGCGCCGGCCTACCCCTGGGTCGAACTGGTCGCCGAGTTCGACGACTTCATGCCGGCGGTGCGCTTCGCCGACGCGTTTTCCGGCGAGCCGGGCATCCTGAAGAAGCTGGTCACCCCGATCGCGGCGCCGGTTCCCGCCCAGTACCTGTTCCGCGACCAGGTCGGGCCGGACAAGTCGGTGATGCTGCTGATGGTGGCGCCGTTCGCCATGGATGCCACGCGCGACATGCTGGCCGAGCATGGCGGCCGGATCGTGAAGCAGCAGGCCTATGCCCTGGACGAGCGCAGTGTCCCGCTGTTCGAGTATTCCTGGAACCACACGACCCTGCACGCCCTGAAGTACCAGCGCGACATCACCTATCTGCAGGTATTGTTCCCGCCGCCCAACCACGTGGCCCTGGTCGAGCAGATGTGCGCCCGCTACGGCGACGAGGTGCCGATGCACCTGGAGTTCGTCCGCTTCGGCAACCAGATCGCCTGCTTCGGCCTGCCGCTGGTGCGCTTCACCACCGAGGAGCGCCTGAACGAGATCATCGCCGACTACAACGCGTCCGGCTGCCCGATCTTCAATCCGCACGCCTACACGCTGGAGGAAGGCGGCATGAAGCGGGTCGATCCGGTCCAACTCGCCTTCAAGCGGGAGACCGACCCGAAGGGCCTGCTCAATCCGGGCAAGATGATCGGCTGGGACAATCCGGCCTATGACGAGAGCGTCAACGACCGGGCGCTCTACGAGCGCTAG
- a CDS encoding DUF1254 domain-containing protein — MLNRLPFTVAAACVLLSPLQARADTAIPPSIVTPDVVETSHGTFDFKNGVPTEATSSALYDQLDFTYAYRTFMDTMRGVSIRALRRGMEDAGVKKNEVMVFSELMDAKSLFLTPNADTIYVMGWLDLNDGPVVIESPPEFLGIVQDAWFHWVTDMGSPGPDRGLGGKYLIVPPGYDGELPQGGYFIAHAKTNGILWFGRSFLKDGSDPKPSVDVIKASTKVYPYVPGGVGTPIAAFLAGTARLGKISEPPATVFHEGSGKVMNTIPPNDWEYFELLNEVVQSEAATAFDVELMGPIAALGIVKGKPFAPDQRMKGIMTDAVAVANAASRNLFMNPRDPDWFYYPDSSWFNMLFESGYEFETPIPEITPEGVKPFPPTGYRQMDARTSFFYGVTGITPAMAMRLTGVGSQYLLTAKDADKNFFDGSKTYKVTLPKGIPEANFWSLTVYDNMTRSMLDTPQRYPRAGSQSYPSPAAQADADGSTTIYFSPTQPDGVDRGNWIQTMPENGWFVGLRLYSPLEPFFDKSWRISEIELVD; from the coding sequence ATGCTCAATCGATTGCCGTTTACCGTCGCTGCAGCCTGTGTACTGCTGTCACCACTACAGGCACGGGCTGACACAGCAATCCCACCCTCGATCGTCACGCCTGATGTTGTTGAGACGTCGCACGGCACGTTCGACTTCAAGAACGGCGTGCCGACTGAAGCGACCAGCAGCGCGCTCTACGATCAGCTCGACTTCACCTACGCCTACCGCACCTTCATGGACACGATGCGCGGCGTCAGCATCCGGGCGCTTCGCCGCGGAATGGAGGACGCAGGCGTCAAGAAGAACGAGGTCATGGTCTTCTCCGAGCTGATGGACGCCAAGTCGCTGTTCCTGACGCCGAATGCGGACACGATCTATGTGATGGGCTGGCTCGACCTCAACGACGGCCCGGTGGTGATCGAATCGCCGCCCGAGTTCCTCGGCATCGTGCAGGACGCCTGGTTCCACTGGGTGACCGACATGGGCAGCCCGGGCCCCGACCGTGGCCTCGGAGGGAAATACCTGATCGTTCCGCCCGGCTACGACGGCGAGTTGCCCCAGGGCGGCTATTTTATCGCCCACGCCAAGACGAACGGCATCCTGTGGTTCGGCCGCTCCTTCCTGAAGGATGGAAGCGACCCGAAGCCTTCTGTCGATGTGATCAAGGCGTCCACGAAGGTTTATCCCTACGTTCCGGGAGGCGTCGGCACCCCGATCGCAGCCTTCCTCGCCGGAACCGCCCGCCTCGGCAAGATCTCGGAGCCCCCGGCAACCGTCTTCCATGAGGGAAGCGGGAAGGTGATGAACACCATCCCGCCGAACGACTGGGAGTATTTCGAGCTTCTGAACGAGGTCGTCCAGAGCGAGGCTGCGACCGCGTTCGACGTCGAGTTGATGGGTCCGATCGCGGCCCTCGGCATCGTGAAAGGCAAGCCGTTCGCGCCCGACCAGCGCATGAAAGGGATCATGACCGATGCCGTGGCGGTGGCGAATGCCGCGTCGCGCAACCTTTTCATGAACCCGCGGGACCCGGACTGGTTCTATTACCCCGACTCGTCCTGGTTCAACATGCTCTTCGAGAGCGGCTACGAGTTCGAAACCCCAATTCCCGAGATCACGCCGGAAGGGGTGAAGCCATTCCCGCCGACGGGCTACCGGCAGATGGACGCGCGCACGAGCTTCTTTTATGGCGTCACCGGAATCACCCCGGCGATGGCGATGCGGCTGACGGGAGTCGGCTCGCAATATCTCCTCACCGCGAAAGACGCCGACAAGAACTTCTTCGACGGGTCGAAGACCTACAAGGTCACGCTGCCGAAGGGCATCCCCGAGGCGAACTTCTGGTCGCTGACGGTCTACGACAACATGACCCGCTCGATGCTCGACACGCCGCAGCGCTACCCGCGGGCGGGCAGCCAAAGCTATCCTTCGCCGGCGGCGCAAGCCGATGCCGACGGCTCCACCACCATCTACTTCTCGCCGACACAGCCGGACGGCGTCGACCGGGGCAACTGGATCCAGACGATGCCGGAAAATGGCTGGTTCGTGGGCCTGCGTCTCTACAGTCCGCTCGAGCCGTTCTTCGACAAGAGCTGGCGAATCAGCGAGATCGAGCTTGTCGACTAA
- a CDS encoding class I SAM-dependent methyltransferase, whose amino-acid sequence MSRPRDPHGSGFFIPYRYADEVRPCPYPALEPLFRAAEPAMLAELAQAEQYASAFRAMDGPPPRPRFDQEWFPRLDAVGAYGLVRRRRPKRIIEIGSGHSTRFLAQAIADSGGSTDLHCIDPQPRADITALPLRHEPRRFEEVDTEALAGLLGPGDILFVDSSHLLVPGCDVDRIVNDLLPRLPAGVLLHVHDIFLPDAYPKAWSWRGYAEQSVIAPLLHTGGWSLLWSSHWLATRHAARVAAGPLAELALRPGVPETSMWLVRN is encoded by the coding sequence GTGAGCCGGCCGCGCGATCCGCACGGTTCGGGCTTCTTCATTCCCTATCGCTACGCTGATGAAGTCCGCCCCTGCCCCTACCCCGCCCTGGAGCCATTGTTCCGGGCGGCGGAGCCGGCGATGCTGGCCGAACTCGCCCAGGCGGAACAATACGCATCGGCATTCCGAGCGATGGACGGCCCGCCGCCCCGCCCCCGCTTCGACCAGGAATGGTTCCCACGTCTGGACGCCGTCGGCGCCTATGGCCTGGTGCGTCGCCGCAGGCCCAAGCGGATCATCGAGATCGGCAGCGGCCACTCCACCCGGTTCCTCGCCCAGGCGATCGCCGACAGCGGCGGCTCCACCGATCTCCACTGTATCGATCCCCAGCCCCGCGCCGACATCACCGCCCTCCCGCTCCGACACGAGCCACGCCGCTTCGAGGAGGTCGACACGGAGGCGCTCGCGGGCCTTTTGGGGCCGGGCGACATCCTGTTCGTCGATTCCAGCCACCTGCTGGTGCCGGGCTGCGACGTGGACCGGATCGTCAACGACCTCCTGCCCAGGCTTCCGGCCGGGGTTCTCCTGCACGTGCACGACATCTTCCTGCCCGATGCCTATCCCAAGGCCTGGTCGTGGCGCGGCTATGCGGAGCAGAGCGTGATCGCTCCGCTTCTGCACACCGGCGGCTGGTCGCTGCTCTGGTCCAGCCACTGGCTGGCGACCCGCCATGCCGCCCGGGTGGCGGCCGGCCCGCTGGCCGAACTGGCGCTGCGGCCGGGCGTTCCGGAAACCTCGATGTGGCTGGTGCGGAACTGA
- a CDS encoding MBL fold metallo-hydrolase: MNCGGQQLIFDAGTGLRALGRQMIQDCQTCGAHIFLSHTHVDHINGFAFFKPAYQSGNRLKLWNGHLLRQGRRLHEVVGSLMQRPFFPVPFDIMHATIGFEDFQAGDTLDPVPGVQIRTHFLPHPGGATGYRVEYDGRSACYVTDLEHAEGRLDEDVLRLIDGADLVIYDSTFTDEEYVNYRGWGHSTWQEGVRLCKAAGVKRLVTFHHEPDHDDAFLDGVAKALEAAMPGSMVAREGMVVEL, translated from the coding sequence ATGAACTGCGGCGGCCAGCAACTGATCTTCGATGCCGGCACCGGCCTGCGCGCCCTGGGCCGGCAAATGATCCAGGACTGCCAGACCTGCGGCGCCCATATCTTTCTCAGCCATACCCATGTCGACCATATCAACGGCTTTGCGTTCTTCAAGCCGGCCTACCAGAGCGGCAACCGGCTGAAGCTCTGGAACGGCCACCTGCTCCGTCAGGGACGCCGGCTGCACGAGGTGGTCGGCAGCCTGATGCAGCGGCCGTTCTTCCCGGTGCCCTTCGACATCATGCACGCCACGATCGGCTTCGAGGACTTCCAGGCGGGCGACACGCTGGATCCGGTTCCCGGGGTCCAGATCCGCACCCATTTCCTCCCCCATCCCGGCGGAGCCACCGGCTACCGGGTGGAGTATGATGGCCGGTCGGCCTGCTATGTCACCGATCTGGAGCATGCCGAGGGCCGGCTGGACGAGGATGTGCTGCGCCTCATCGATGGTGCCGATCTGGTCATCTATGATTCGACCTTCACCGACGAAGAATATGTGAACTATCGCGGCTGGGGCCACTCGACCTGGCAGGAGGGCGTGCGCTTGTGCAAGGCCGCCGGCGTCAAGCGCCTGGTGACGTTCCACCACGAGCCCGACCACGACGACGCCTTCCTGGATGGCGTCGCCAAGGCGCTGGAAGCCGCCATGCCGGGCTCGATGGTCGCGCGCGAAGGCATGGTCGTCGAGCTGTGA
- a CDS encoding class I SAM-dependent methyltransferase produces MPRHPSQRSPTLTRLDSFIRRLTAQRACLEAAIVLLGDRPGSVLEMGLGNGRSFDHLRTRLPGRRIVVIERDPKPHPACMPAGADLVVGTFEEILPQADRRLPGDLVLVHADIGTGDEQRNARLARLVASHLEKFLPDGCVVVSDQALPSERLETLPVPEGVEVGRYHLYRVTSRDRDHIMVGAAP; encoded by the coding sequence ATGCCCCGGCACCCATCGCAACGGAGCCCTACCCTGACCAGGCTGGACAGTTTCATCCGTCGGCTGACCGCCCAGCGCGCCTGCCTCGAGGCGGCAATCGTGCTGCTGGGCGACCGCCCCGGATCCGTGCTCGAGATGGGCCTGGGCAATGGCCGCAGCTTCGACCATCTGCGAACGAGGCTGCCGGGGCGCCGGATCGTGGTCATCGAGCGTGATCCCAAGCCGCACCCGGCCTGCATGCCGGCCGGTGCCGACCTGGTGGTCGGAACGTTCGAGGAGATCCTGCCGCAGGCGGATCGCCGACTGCCCGGCGACCTTGTCCTGGTTCATGCCGACATCGGTACCGGCGACGAGCAGCGCAATGCCCGGCTGGCGCGGCTGGTCGCCAGTCATCTGGAGAAGTTCCTGCCGGACGGATGCGTCGTGGTGAGCGATCAGGCGCTCCCGAGTGAGCGCCTCGAAACATTGCCGGTACCGGAAGGCGTCGAGGTGGGACGTTATCATCTATATCGCGTGACAAGCCGCGACCGTGACCACATCATGGTTGGCGCGGCCCCTTGA